CCGGTGGCACGGTCACAGATCGTCTTGTCGAGGCGAACCAGCGCTACGCCGCCGGCTTCCAGGACCCCGGGATGGACGCGCGCCCCGTTCTGCACGTGGCCGTCGTGGCCTGCATGGACGCCCGGCTCGACCTGCACGACGCGCTCGGTCTGGCGCTGGGCGACTGTCACACGATCCGGAATGCGGGCGGCGTGGTCACGGACGATGTGATCCGGTCGCTGACCATCAGCCAGCGGGCGCTCGGCACCCGCAGCGTGATACTCATCCACCACACCAATTGCGGTCTGGAGACGATCACCGAGGACTTCCGGCACGAGCTGGAGGACGAGGTCGGACAGCGGCCCGCCTGGGCGGTCGAGGCGTTCCGGGACGTCGACCAGGATGTACGGCAGTCGATGCAGCGGGTACGGACCTCGCCGTTCCTGCCGCACACCGATGATGTGCGCGGCTTCGTGTTCGATGTGACGGACGGGCTGCTGCGGGAGATCGATCCCTCGGCGTGACCGGCCGAGCACCCTGAGAAAACAGAGCAAAACCGGCATATCCCACCCACTTATCCACAGGCGAGTGACACGAAGCGGTAACGGCAACAAGAATGCGTGTGTGACGCCATCCGGAACCTTCCGGAGACGGTGTCCGTGTTTTGGGGTGGGCCGGGCCGTCCGAAGAGCAACCGGCCCGCAGAACGGGCCGAGGAGGGCCGGGTGACGACCTATGACGATCGAGCGAGCCTCACAGATCTGACCACCACAGCGGAGCGTGTCCGCAGGTCGGTGGAGGGTGTGATCGAGGGCAAGCCTGAGGTCGTACGGCTTTCGCTGACCGTGCTCCTCGCCGAGGGACATCTGCTCATCGAAGATGTGCCGGGCGTGGGCAAGACGATGCTGGCCAAGGCGCTGGCAAGATCCATCGACTGTTCGGTCCGGCGCATCCAGTTCACGCCCGACCTGCTGCCGTCCGACATCACCGGTGTGTCGATCTTCGACCAGCAGCGCCGTGACTTCGAGTTCAAGCCGGGCGCGATCTTCGCGCAGATCGTGATCGGCGACGAGATCAACCGCGCTTCGCCCAAGACCCAGTCCGCGCTGCTGGAGTCCATGGAGGAGCGCCAGGTCACCATCGACGGGCAGACCTACGAACTGCCCAGCCCCTTCATGGTGGTGGCCACCCAGAACCCGGTGGAGATGGAGGGCACGTACCCGCTGCCCGAGGCGCAGCGCGACCGCTTCATGGCGCGGGTGTCGATCGGCTATCCCAGCGCCGAAGCCGAGTTGCAGATGCTCGATGTGCACGGCGGCGTCTCGCCGCTGGACGACCTCCAGCCGGTGGCGCACGCCCACGACATCGTGAAGCTCATCGAAGCGGTGCGTACGGTCCATGTCGCCGATTCCGTGCGGCGGTACGCCGTGGAGCTGGTGGGGGCCACC
The Streptomyces lunaelactis genome window above contains:
- a CDS encoding beta-class carbonic anhydrase, with amino-acid sequence MSTSAHHPADAARSGGTVTDRLVEANQRYAAGFQDPGMDARPVLHVAVVACMDARLDLHDALGLALGDCHTIRNAGGVVTDDVIRSLTISQRALGTRSVILIHHTNCGLETITEDFRHELEDEVGQRPAWAVEAFRDVDQDVRQSMQRVRTSPFLPHTDDVRGFVFDVTDGLLREIDPSA
- a CDS encoding AAA family ATPase, with the translated sequence MTTYDDRASLTDLTTTAERVRRSVEGVIEGKPEVVRLSLTVLLAEGHLLIEDVPGVGKTMLAKALARSIDCSVRRIQFTPDLLPSDITGVSIFDQQRRDFEFKPGAIFAQIVIGDEINRASPKTQSALLESMEERQVTIDGQTYELPSPFMVVATQNPVEMEGTYPLPEAQRDRFMARVSIGYPSAEAELQMLDVHGGVSPLDDLQPVAHAHDIVKLIEAVRTVHVADSVRRYAVELVGATRNHPDLRLGASPRATLHLLRAAKASAALSGRDYALPDDVQALAVQVLAHRLLPTAQAQLNRRTAEQVVQEIMQRIPVPTTGGTDGAYVPGRPAQPPLYGQQPGARRL